Proteins encoded within one genomic window of Mycolicibacterium monacense:
- a CDS encoding flavin-containing monooxygenase, protein MKIAIIGSGFSGLGAAIRLQEAGHRDFVVFERGPDVGGTWRDNTYPGAACDVPSHLYSYSFALNPDWTRSFSTQPEIEDYLRKVARQYGVLDRHRFGCTVSRAAWNPTESRWELSTDSGPATADVLITAFGSLAEPSLPGIPGIESFTAAGGEMFHSARWNHDADLTGKRVAVIGTGASAIQIVPEIADRVAHLDVYQRTAPWLLPRFDRPFTRAEKWAFRNVQGFLRLARAGIYTSREVQVVGLAKNPNLMKGFELLSRAKIRTEIKDPELRRKVTPNFRIGCKRMLISNDWYPTLDRGHVDLITDGIHEIDGNRIIATDGTAREVDALVVATGFHVTDSPMFDTVCGADGASLTQRFADKGMRAYKGTTIAGYPNMFVLVGPNTGLGHSSMVYMIESQLNYVVDAVSTMREEGLRTVEVKQDALDAYNERLQQALSGSVWMTGKCASWYLDAHGNNTTLWPDFTFRFRNQTRRFDLDAYEVTRAEESALTR, encoded by the coding sequence GTGAAGATCGCGATCATCGGCAGCGGGTTCTCCGGCCTCGGCGCCGCGATCCGGCTGCAGGAGGCAGGCCACCGCGACTTCGTCGTCTTCGAACGCGGCCCCGACGTCGGCGGTACCTGGCGCGACAACACCTACCCGGGCGCGGCGTGTGACGTGCCGTCACATCTGTACTCGTATTCCTTTGCGCTGAACCCGGATTGGACACGCTCCTTCTCCACCCAACCCGAGATCGAGGACTATCTGCGCAAGGTCGCGCGACAGTACGGCGTCCTCGACCGGCACCGGTTCGGGTGCACCGTGAGCCGCGCCGCCTGGAACCCCACCGAGTCCCGATGGGAGTTGTCCACCGACTCCGGACCGGCCACCGCCGATGTCCTGATCACCGCGTTCGGGTCACTGGCCGAACCGTCACTGCCGGGAATCCCGGGCATCGAATCGTTCACTGCGGCCGGAGGCGAGATGTTCCACTCCGCGCGGTGGAACCACGACGCGGACCTGACGGGGAAACGGGTCGCCGTCATCGGCACCGGCGCATCGGCCATCCAGATCGTGCCCGAGATCGCCGATCGGGTCGCCCACCTCGATGTGTACCAGCGCACCGCGCCCTGGCTGCTGCCGCGGTTCGACCGGCCGTTCACCCGCGCCGAGAAGTGGGCGTTCCGCAACGTGCAGGGCTTTCTCCGCCTGGCGCGCGCGGGCATCTACACCAGCCGCGAAGTCCAGGTCGTCGGCCTCGCGAAGAACCCGAATTTGATGAAGGGGTTCGAGTTGCTCTCGCGGGCGAAGATCCGCACCGAGATCAAAGACCCCGAGTTGCGGCGCAAGGTGACGCCGAACTTCCGGATCGGCTGCAAGCGGATGCTGATCTCCAACGACTGGTATCCGACGCTGGACCGCGGCCACGTCGACCTCATCACCGACGGCATCCACGAGATCGACGGCAACCGCATCATCGCGACCGACGGCACCGCGCGCGAGGTCGACGCCCTCGTCGTCGCGACGGGATTCCACGTCACCGACTCGCCGATGTTCGACACGGTGTGCGGCGCCGACGGGGCCAGCCTGACCCAGCGGTTCGCCGACAAGGGCATGCGGGCTTACAAAGGCACCACGATCGCCGGGTACCCGAACATGTTCGTGCTCGTCGGACCGAACACCGGGCTGGGCCACAGTTCGATGGTGTACATGATCGAGTCGCAGCTCAACTACGTCGTCGACGCGGTCTCGACGATGCGCGAGGAGGGTCTGCGCACGGTCGAGGTGAAACAGGACGCGCTCGACGCGTACAACGAACGGCTGCAGCAGGCGCTGAGCGGTTCGGTGTGGATGACCGGCAAGTGTGCGAGCTGGTACCTCGACGCGCACGGCAACAACACCACCCTGTGGCCGGACTTCACGTTCCGGTTCCGCAATCAGACGCGGCGCTTCGACCTCGACGCCTACGAGGTGACGCGCGCCGAGGAGTCGGCGCTCACGCGCTGA
- a CDS encoding DUF1844 domain-containing protein — protein sequence MTDQQAQPEPTAPPSARELADIPAVEVITRSAVMLMSAAAEKLGLSHDDPDESPHRDLDEARRLITALAGLVTASAEYLGPHAGPVRDGLKTLQLAFREASAAPDEPGKGPGEKYTGPVW from the coding sequence GTGACGGATCAACAAGCACAGCCTGAACCGACGGCTCCGCCGTCAGCGCGCGAACTCGCCGATATTCCCGCCGTCGAGGTGATCACCCGTTCGGCGGTGATGCTGATGAGCGCGGCAGCCGAGAAGTTGGGGCTCTCCCACGACGACCCCGACGAGAGCCCGCACCGCGACCTGGACGAAGCCCGTCGGCTGATCACCGCCCTGGCCGGTCTGGTCACCGCATCCGCCGAGTACCTGGGCCCGCACGCCGGACCCGTCCGCGACGGTCTCAAGACCCTGCAGCTGGCGTTCCGGGAAGCCAGCGCCGCCCCCGATGAGCCCGGCAAGGGTCCCGGCGAGAAATACACCGGTCCGGTCTGGTGA
- a CDS encoding alpha/beta hydrolase, whose amino-acid sequence MVVGPAHTLHHHVSLMHGWLPVVVQAAAVVALVTAIGWRTRRWRLLWIPWAVVVGGAFAVTAYEFVASEGWAEDPAPRSLWVWIGVFGVAVVVLMVGWRGAGWWRRAVSIATVPMCLLSVLLVVNLWTGYFPTVQTAWDQLTSGPLPDQITLATLSSLQRRHAIPEKGTVVPVETGDAASGFRHRNELVYLPPAWYATNPPPRLPAVLMIGGEFNTPADWVRAGNAVTTADAFAAAHHGYAPVLVFVDAGGTFRNDTECVDGSRGNSARHLTEDVRPYVISHFGVSADRSGWGVVGWSMGGTCAVDLSVMHPELFSTFEDIAGDLTPNAGTKEQTIARLYGGNTAAWAAYDPTTVMTRHGRYRDVEGWFDSNTAGPEQTAAASTLCALGAANGIDCTVAVQPGMHDWPFAEQAFATALPWLAGRLRTPEVVATPLPRPQVAAPVVQVAAK is encoded by the coding sequence GTGGTGGTGGGCCCGGCACACACTCTGCACCACCATGTCTCGCTGATGCACGGCTGGTTACCTGTCGTCGTCCAGGCTGCGGCTGTCGTGGCGCTGGTGACCGCGATCGGGTGGCGCACCCGGCGCTGGCGCCTGTTGTGGATCCCGTGGGCGGTGGTGGTTGGTGGCGCGTTCGCCGTCACCGCATACGAGTTCGTGGCATCGGAGGGCTGGGCGGAAGATCCGGCACCGCGCTCGCTGTGGGTGTGGATCGGGGTGTTCGGCGTCGCGGTGGTGGTCCTGATGGTCGGATGGCGCGGCGCGGGCTGGTGGCGGCGGGCGGTGTCGATCGCGACCGTCCCCATGTGCCTGCTGTCGGTGCTGTTGGTGGTGAATCTGTGGACCGGCTACTTCCCGACCGTGCAGACCGCGTGGGACCAACTCACCTCCGGACCGCTGCCCGACCAGATCACCCTCGCTACGCTGAGCTCCCTGCAGCGGCGCCACGCGATTCCGGAGAAGGGCACGGTCGTCCCCGTTGAAACAGGCGACGCCGCATCGGGTTTCCGGCACCGCAACGAACTCGTCTACCTGCCGCCGGCCTGGTATGCCACCAACCCCCCACCGCGGCTGCCTGCGGTGCTGATGATCGGCGGTGAGTTCAACACCCCCGCCGACTGGGTCCGCGCGGGCAACGCCGTGACGACCGCCGACGCGTTCGCCGCCGCACACCACGGCTACGCGCCGGTACTGGTGTTCGTCGACGCCGGTGGAACGTTCCGCAACGACACCGAATGCGTCGACGGCAGCCGTGGGAACAGCGCCCGGCACCTCACTGAAGACGTTCGGCCCTACGTGATATCGCACTTCGGGGTGAGCGCCGACCGCTCGGGGTGGGGCGTCGTCGGATGGTCGATGGGCGGCACGTGCGCGGTCGACCTCAGCGTCATGCACCCCGAACTGTTCAGCACCTTCGAGGACATCGCCGGTGACCTGACACCGAACGCCGGTACGAAGGAGCAGACGATCGCGCGGCTGTACGGCGGCAACACGGCGGCCTGGGCGGCCTACGACCCAACCACGGTGATGACCCGCCACGGCCGCTACCGCGACGTGGAGGGCTGGTTCGACTCCAACACCGCCGGCCCCGAACAGACGGCGGCCGCATCCACCCTGTGCGCGCTCGGCGCCGCCAACGGAATCGACTGCACCGTCGCCGTTCAGCCGGGGATGCACGACTGGCCGTTCGCCGAACAGGCCTTCGCCACCGCGCTGCCGTGGCTGGCCGGACGACTCCGCACCCCCGAGGTCGTCGCGACACCGCTCCCCCGACCGCAGGTCGCGGCGCCGGTCGTGCAGGTCGCCGCGAAGTAG
- the infC gene encoding translation initiation factor IF-3 codes for MEWASGLPGEHNIGGPISTETRVNERIRVPEVRLIGPGGEQVGIVRIEDALRVAADADLDLVEVAPDAKPPVCKIMDYGKFKYETAQKARESRKNQQQTVVKEQKLRPKIDPHDYETKKGHVIRFLEAGSKVKVTIMFRGREQSRPELGFRLLQRLGADVAEYGFVETSAKQDGRNMTMVLAPHRGAKTRAKAAEQAERPRESAPGPDAT; via the coding sequence GTGGAATGGGCCAGTGGACTCCCTGGAGAACACAACATAGGAGGCCCCATCAGCACTGAGACCCGCGTCAACGAGCGCATCCGCGTACCTGAAGTTCGCCTGATCGGACCGGGCGGTGAACAGGTAGGCATCGTGCGCATCGAAGATGCACTCCGCGTCGCCGCGGATGCCGATCTCGATCTCGTCGAAGTTGCACCGGACGCCAAGCCGCCCGTCTGCAAGATCATGGACTACGGAAAGTTCAAGTACGAGACGGCACAGAAGGCGCGCGAGTCTCGCAAGAACCAGCAGCAGACCGTCGTCAAGGAACAGAAGCTCCGTCCCAAGATCGACCCGCACGATTACGAGACCAAGAAGGGTCACGTCATCCGCTTCCTCGAGGCCGGGTCCAAGGTCAAGGTGACGATCATGTTCCGCGGACGTGAGCAGTCGCGGCCCGAACTGGGCTTCCGACTCCTGCAGCGCCTGGGCGCCGACGTGGCCGAGTACGGCTTCGTCGAGACGTCCGCGAAGCAGGACGGACGCAACATGACGATGGTGCTGGCCCCGCATCGCGGCGCGAAGACTCGCGCCAAAGCGGCGGAGCAAGCAGAACGTCCCCGCGAGTCGGCCCCCGGCCCGGACGCCACGTAG
- a CDS encoding winged helix DNA-binding domain-containing protein, whose product MRSFTPTERRARLARRHFLAGDQRAASPDEVVTRMVGLHATDPATPYLTLWARVAGFDLTHLDTALYECRTVAKHLAMRRTLWVVGSGDLPVIQSVASDRVAANERRRLIADAEKSGVADDGAEWLDTACAAVLDHLRRNGPTSARELRAALPELAGSHDPAPGKQWGGATPLAPRVLTVLGVRGDIVRGPNDGGWTVSRPRWTLRDDWLGAGDDARAPADEAAIKAVGRWLRTFGPATVTDVKWWFGHTLTWARRTLQALGAVDVDLHGTPGVALPDDLDVEPEPEPWAALLPGLDVTTMGWFDREWYLGGHRAQVFDRNGNGGPTAWWNGRIVGGWGQDADGRVVLRLLEDVGRDGEKALQQRAHDLSAWLAGARVSPRFPSPVMKA is encoded by the coding sequence CTGCGGTCTTTCACGCCCACCGAGCGGCGGGCCAGGCTCGCGCGCCGCCACTTCCTCGCCGGTGACCAGCGGGCCGCTTCGCCCGACGAGGTGGTCACGCGGATGGTCGGGCTGCACGCCACCGATCCGGCCACCCCGTACCTGACGCTGTGGGCCCGTGTTGCGGGGTTCGATCTCACCCATCTCGACACCGCGCTCTACGAGTGCAGAACCGTCGCCAAACACCTCGCGATGCGGCGCACCCTGTGGGTGGTCGGCAGCGGCGACCTGCCGGTGATCCAGAGCGTGGCCAGCGACCGGGTCGCCGCCAACGAGCGCCGGCGACTGATCGCCGACGCCGAGAAATCCGGGGTGGCCGACGACGGCGCCGAGTGGCTCGACACCGCCTGCGCGGCGGTCCTCGATCATCTGCGCCGGAACGGACCGACCAGCGCGCGGGAGTTGCGCGCGGCGCTTCCCGAACTGGCGGGCAGCCACGACCCCGCCCCCGGCAAACAGTGGGGCGGGGCCACTCCGCTGGCGCCCCGGGTGCTGACCGTGTTGGGCGTGCGCGGCGACATCGTCCGCGGCCCGAACGACGGCGGCTGGACGGTCAGCCGCCCGCGGTGGACCCTCCGCGACGACTGGCTCGGCGCCGGTGACGATGCCCGGGCACCCGCCGACGAGGCCGCGATCAAGGCGGTGGGGCGCTGGCTGCGCACGTTCGGTCCCGCCACCGTGACCGACGTGAAGTGGTGGTTCGGCCACACCCTCACGTGGGCGCGGCGGACCCTGCAGGCACTCGGGGCCGTCGACGTCGACCTGCACGGGACGCCGGGGGTCGCCCTCCCCGACGATCTCGACGTCGAACCGGAGCCTGAACCCTGGGCTGCGCTGCTGCCGGGCCTCGACGTGACCACGATGGGCTGGTTCGACCGCGAGTGGTACCTCGGTGGACATCGCGCACAGGTCTTCGACCGCAACGGCAACGGTGGCCCGACGGCGTGGTGGAACGGCCGGATCGTCGGCGGCTGGGGCCAGGACGCCGACGGGCGGGTCGTGCTGCGGCTGCTCGAGGACGTCGGCCGCGACGGCGAGAAGGCGCTGCAGCAACGCGCCCACGATTTGAGCGCGTGGCTGGCCGGGGCGCGGGTGAGCCCGCGATTCCCGTCGCCGGTGATGAAAGCGTGA
- the lysX gene encoding bifunctional lysylphosphatidylglycerol synthetase/lysine--tRNA ligase LysX has protein sequence MTLTSPPRTRADSRHSWVPAAAGWTVGVIATLSLIASVSPLVRWIIRVPREFVNDYIFNFPDTSFAWAFVLALLAGALAARKRIAWWILLLYMVAAVGWNVADLLTGDESVVEEMGEVIGLAFHLAAVAFLLLARPLFWARVRRGALFKAAGVLAAGMAVGVLVGWGLLELFPGDLERDYRLAYAANRVFAFAGVDPDAFDGQHPHVVVNALLGLFGALALMAAAIVLFQSQRSENALTGEDESAIRGLLELYGKNDSLGYFATRRDKSVVFAPNGRAAITYRVEVGVCLASGDPVGDPKAWPQAIDAWLALCGTYGWAPGVMGASVGGAEAFRAAGLSAIQLGDEAILHPDSFRLSGPDMRAVRQAVTRARRAGVTVRIRRHRELSPEQMAEVIAHADAWRDTETERGFSMALGRLGDPADSDCLLVEAVQGETGGERSDPGSGTVVAMLSLVPWGSNGASLDVMRRSPQSPNGTIELMVSELCMQAEDIGVTRISLNFAMFRSAFEQGAQLGAGPVARLWRWLLVFFSRWWQLETLYRSNMKYQPQWVPRYACYEDARLIPRVGVASVIAEGFLVLPFSRRNKQHTGHHTSAPQDLVASGVLHHDGTAPDMSGLRTDTADDEPPRLPEQVRVRMAKLKALQADGVDAYPVGRPPSHTAAAAVDSPDDVELDVAGRVLRIRDYGGVLFAQLRDWSGEVQLLLDNSTLEQGSTADFTAAIDLGDLIEATGTMGYSKNGTRSLLVRHWRLTGKCLRPLPDKWKGLTDQEARVRARYVDLAVNTEARDLIRARSGVLHAIRDTLYHKGFLEVETPILQQIHGGANARPFLTHINAYDLDLYLRIAPELYLKRLCVGGVERVFELGRAFRNEGVDFSHNPEFTLLEAYQAHADYHVWIDGCRELIQNAAMAANGEHVFLRPRDDGVLEPVDISGPWTVKTVHDAVSEALGEHIDAATELPTLRKLADAAGIPYLTHWDEGAVVLEMYEHLVEDRTEKPTFYKDFPTSVSPLTRPHRSIAGVAERWDLVAWGVELGTAYSELTDPVEQRRRLQAQSLLAAGGDPEAMELDEDFLQAMEYAMPPTGGLGMGVDRVVMLITGRSIRETLPFPLARPR, from the coding sequence ATGACGCTCACCAGTCCGCCGAGGACGCGCGCCGACTCCCGCCACTCCTGGGTTCCCGCGGCCGCCGGGTGGACCGTCGGCGTCATCGCCACCCTCTCGCTCATCGCGAGCGTCTCACCGCTGGTCCGGTGGATCATCCGGGTGCCGCGAGAGTTCGTCAACGACTACATCTTCAACTTCCCCGACACCAGCTTCGCCTGGGCGTTCGTGCTGGCGCTGCTGGCGGGCGCGCTGGCCGCCCGCAAACGCATCGCCTGGTGGATTCTGCTGCTGTACATGGTCGCCGCGGTCGGCTGGAACGTCGCCGATCTGCTGACCGGTGACGAATCGGTCGTCGAGGAGATGGGCGAGGTCATCGGCCTCGCCTTCCACCTTGCGGCCGTGGCCTTCCTGCTGTTGGCCCGCCCGCTGTTCTGGGCCCGCGTGCGGCGCGGCGCCCTGTTCAAGGCGGCCGGTGTGCTGGCCGCCGGAATGGCGGTCGGCGTGCTCGTCGGCTGGGGTCTGCTCGAACTGTTCCCCGGCGACCTCGAACGCGACTACCGCTTGGCATACGCGGCGAACCGGGTGTTCGCGTTCGCCGGCGTCGACCCCGACGCGTTCGACGGACAACACCCACACGTGGTCGTCAACGCCCTGCTCGGGTTGTTCGGCGCGCTGGCGTTGATGGCCGCGGCGATCGTGCTGTTCCAGTCGCAGCGCTCCGAGAACGCGCTCACCGGCGAAGACGAATCGGCCATCCGCGGTCTGCTCGAGCTCTACGGCAAGAACGACTCGCTGGGGTATTTCGCCACCCGGCGGGACAAGTCCGTGGTGTTCGCACCGAACGGACGCGCCGCGATCACCTACCGGGTCGAGGTGGGGGTCTGCCTGGCCAGCGGTGACCCGGTCGGCGACCCGAAAGCCTGGCCGCAGGCGATCGACGCGTGGCTGGCGCTGTGCGGGACGTACGGCTGGGCACCGGGTGTCATGGGTGCCAGCGTGGGCGGGGCCGAGGCGTTCCGGGCCGCCGGACTCAGCGCGATCCAACTGGGCGACGAGGCCATCCTGCATCCGGACAGCTTCCGGCTCTCCGGGCCGGACATGCGGGCGGTGCGCCAGGCCGTCACGCGGGCCCGCCGCGCCGGGGTGACCGTGCGGATCCGCAGACACCGGGAGCTCTCACCCGAACAGATGGCCGAGGTGATCGCCCACGCCGACGCCTGGCGCGACACCGAGACAGAACGCGGCTTCTCGATGGCGCTCGGCCGCCTCGGCGATCCCGCCGACAGCGACTGCCTGCTGGTGGAGGCCGTCCAGGGCGAGACCGGGGGCGAGCGAAGCGACCCGGGGAGTGGCACCGTCGTGGCCATGTTGTCGCTGGTGCCGTGGGGCAGCAACGGCGCCTCCCTCGACGTGATGCGGCGTTCCCCGCAGTCACCCAACGGCACCATCGAGTTGATGGTCAGCGAGCTGTGCATGCAGGCCGAGGACATCGGCGTCACCCGCATCTCCCTGAACTTCGCGATGTTCCGGTCGGCGTTCGAGCAGGGCGCGCAACTCGGCGCCGGACCCGTGGCCCGGCTGTGGCGCTGGCTGCTGGTCTTCTTCTCCCGGTGGTGGCAGCTGGAGACGCTGTACCGCTCGAACATGAAATACCAACCGCAGTGGGTGCCGCGCTACGCCTGCTACGAGGACGCGCGCCTCATCCCCCGCGTCGGGGTGGCATCGGTGATCGCCGAGGGCTTCCTGGTGCTGCCGTTCTCGCGGCGCAACAAACAACACACCGGCCACCACACGTCCGCACCGCAGGACCTGGTCGCCAGCGGCGTGCTCCACCACGACGGCACCGCACCCGACATGTCCGGGTTGCGCACCGACACCGCCGACGACGAACCGCCCCGGCTGCCCGAGCAGGTGCGGGTCCGGATGGCGAAACTCAAGGCGCTGCAGGCCGACGGCGTCGACGCCTATCCGGTCGGCCGGCCACCCAGCCACACCGCGGCGGCTGCCGTCGACTCCCCCGACGACGTCGAACTCGATGTCGCCGGCCGGGTGCTGCGCATCCGCGACTACGGCGGTGTGCTGTTCGCCCAGTTACGGGACTGGTCGGGTGAAGTGCAACTGCTGCTGGACAATTCGACACTCGAGCAGGGCAGCACCGCCGACTTCACCGCGGCCATCGACCTCGGCGACCTCATCGAGGCGACCGGCACCATGGGCTACAGCAAGAACGGGACCCGCTCGCTGCTGGTGCGGCACTGGCGGCTCACCGGTAAATGCCTGCGTCCCCTGCCGGACAAGTGGAAGGGCCTGACCGATCAGGAGGCCCGCGTCCGGGCCCGCTACGTCGACCTGGCGGTCAACACCGAGGCGCGGGATCTGATCCGGGCCCGCAGCGGCGTGCTGCACGCGATCCGGGACACGCTGTACCACAAGGGTTTCCTCGAGGTCGAGACCCCGATCCTGCAGCAGATCCACGGCGGCGCCAACGCACGGCCGTTCCTGACCCACATCAACGCCTACGACCTGGACCTGTATCTGCGCATCGCGCCCGAGCTGTATCTCAAGCGGCTCTGCGTCGGTGGGGTGGAGCGGGTCTTCGAACTCGGCCGCGCGTTCCGCAACGAAGGCGTCGACTTCTCCCACAACCCCGAATTCACACTGCTGGAGGCGTATCAGGCGCACGCCGACTACCACGTGTGGATCGACGGGTGCCGTGAACTCATCCAGAACGCCGCGATGGCCGCCAACGGTGAGCACGTGTTCCTCCGTCCGCGTGACGACGGCGTCCTCGAACCCGTCGACATCTCCGGACCGTGGACGGTCAAGACGGTGCACGATGCGGTGTCCGAGGCGCTCGGCGAACACATCGACGCCGCCACGGAACTGCCGACGCTGCGCAAGCTGGCCGACGCGGCGGGCATCCCCTATCTGACCCACTGGGACGAGGGGGCGGTGGTGCTCGAGATGTACGAGCACCTGGTCGAGGACCGCACCGAGAAGCCGACGTTCTACAAGGACTTCCCGACGTCCGTATCCCCCTTGACGCGCCCGCATCGCAGCATTGCCGGCGTCGCCGAACGGTGGGACCTCGTCGCCTGGGGTGTCGAATTGGGCACCGCCTACAGCGAACTCACCGATCCGGTGGAGCAGCGTCGTCGACTGCAGGCGCAGTCGCTGCTCGCCGCGGGCGGTGATCCGGAGGCGATGGAACTCGACGAGGACTTCCTGCAGGCCATGGAGTACGCGATGCCGCCCACCGGTGGGCTGGGCATGGGTGTCGATCGGGTGGTCATGCTGATCACCGGCCGCAGCATCCGGGAGACGCTTCCGTTCCCGTTGGCCAGACCACGTTGA